Proteins from a single region of Bacteroidota bacterium:
- the kdpF gene encoding K(+)-transporting ATPase subunit F, which produces MEWQYFAGLILVALLLVYLVYVIFKPEKF; this is translated from the coding sequence ATGGAATGGCAATATTTTGCAGGATTAATTTTAGTAGCTTTACTGCTGGTTTATTTAGTGTACGTAATTTTCAAACCTGAAAAATTTTAG
- the kdpA gene encoding potassium-transporting ATPase subunit KdpA, producing the protein MKTLDYIQVISYILAITAITPLLGKFMFSVFSGKRNFLTPVFGKLEQYLYKFFKINPDEEMNWKKYLFAVLTFNFAGFLFVLLLQLVQQWLPFNPEGLSSVPFHLALNTAISFTTNTNWQSYGGETTMSYATQMLGLGVQNFLSAATGISVLLALARGITFKLSDKLGNFWVDMVRSTVYVLLPLSILLSVVLMGQGVVQSFSPYEKIKTIEGAEQTIPEGPAASQIAIKQLGTNGGGFFNTNSTHPFENPTPLSNMLEMLAILLIPAALTYTFGLMTGSKKQGWILFTVMMILFLMGLAGSLISENIYNPILQTASNLEGKELRFGITNSVIWSTATTAASNGSVNAMHSSLSPLAGMVAMINIMLGEIIFGGVGSGLYGMLIFVLLTVFIAGLMVGRTPEYLGKKIESLDIKMSVVAVLLPSAMILIFSAIGSVSNIGLSSLANSGAHGFSEILYAFTSASGNNGSAFAGLNANTVFYNLALGLAMIVGRFGVIVPVMVIAGNLVKKNKSPESAGTFSTDNYVFAILLISVILIVGGLTFFPALSLGPIVEHLLMKTGIAF; encoded by the coding sequence ATGAAAACTTTAGATTATATTCAGGTAATATCTTACATTTTAGCAATTACCGCAATTACTCCTTTACTGGGGAAATTTATGTTTAGTGTTTTTTCCGGAAAGAGAAATTTCTTAACTCCGGTTTTCGGAAAGCTTGAACAGTATTTATATAAATTTTTCAAAATAAATCCGGACGAAGAAATGAACTGGAAGAAATATCTCTTCGCAGTTCTTACTTTTAATTTCGCCGGATTTCTTTTCGTGCTTTTACTTCAGCTTGTTCAGCAATGGCTGCCTTTCAATCCTGAAGGATTATCAAGCGTACCTTTCCACCTTGCGCTGAACACAGCAATCAGCTTTACGACTAACACGAACTGGCAGTCATACGGCGGTGAAACTACAATGAGTTATGCTACACAAATGCTTGGGTTAGGGGTGCAAAATTTCCTGAGTGCAGCAACGGGCATTTCTGTACTGCTCGCTTTGGCGAGAGGGATTACTTTTAAACTTAGTGATAAGCTTGGGAATTTCTGGGTCGATATGGTCCGCTCCACGGTATATGTTCTATTGCCGTTATCAATTTTGCTTTCTGTTGTTTTAATGGGGCAAGGCGTAGTTCAATCGTTTTCTCCCTATGAAAAAATTAAAACAATAGAAGGAGCGGAGCAGACAATCCCGGAAGGTCCGGCTGCGTCACAAATTGCAATCAAGCAATTAGGTACGAACGGCGGAGGATTTTTTAATACAAACAGTACGCATCCATTTGAAAATCCTACACCTCTATCAAACATGCTTGAGATGCTTGCGATATTACTAATTCCTGCTGCGCTTACTTATACTTTCGGTCTTATGACAGGCTCTAAAAAACAGGGATGGATTTTATTCACTGTAATGATGATACTTTTTCTAATGGGACTTGCAGGTTCGTTAATATCAGAAAATATTTATAACCCTATACTGCAAACAGCTTCAAATCTCGAAGGAAAAGAATTACGCTTCGGAATTACAAATAGTGTAATATGGTCAACTGCAACTACGGCCGCATCTAACGGTTCAGTAAATGCTATGCATAGCAGCCTATCACCATTAGCAGGAATGGTCGCTATGATAAACATTATGCTCGGTGAAATTATTTTTGGCGGAGTTGGTTCGGGTTTATACGGAATGCTGATATTTGTTTTGCTCACTGTATTCATTGCAGGACTTATGGTTGGCCGCACACCGGAATATCTCGGTAAAAAAATTGAATCACTTGATATAAAAATGAGTGTAGTCGCAGTGTTACTCCCAAGCGCAATGATATTAATATTTTCAGCAATTGGTTCGGTATCTAATATAGGACTCTCCAGTCTGGCAAATAGCGGAGCGCACGGATTCTCAGAAATCCTCTATGCATTTACTTCGGCTTCGGGAAATAATGGAAGCGCGTTTGCAGGTCTGAATGCAAACACAGTTTTTTATAATCTTGCGTTAGGACTTGCGATGATTGTAGGAAGGTTTGGAGTAATAGTTCCCGTAATGGTAATCGCAGGAAATCTTGTAAAGAAAAACAAATCACCTGAAAGCGCCGGAACATTTTCCACTGATAATTACGTATTTGCAATTTTACTCATTAGTGTGATTCTGATAGTTGGCGGATTAACATTTTTCCCGGCTCTTAGCTTAGGACCTATAGTGGAACATTTATTAATGAAAACGGGAATAGCTTTTTAA